In a single window of the Dinghuibacter silviterrae genome:
- a CDS encoding FecR family protein, which produces MKDYLLYGVEDFVTDESYLRYYFRENEEDIRFWTEWIQRHPEKLDVVLSANNYIDAFAVRLSEAEFHREQQRFTESLDALDAAPRRSTRKRRLIGGAVAIIIAAVAYVAVQKSAREQEKVAMMEKYVPKGERAHITLPDGTEVTLNSDSRLTYPSKFTGEARELKLSGEAFFNVKQDQQHPFHVITSNLVVTVLGTSFNMECYPEKSHTKVALVTGKVRLDRITDIATRHIMGEALVLTPTEMGVFDKHDLSLRRTNFDPDEETGWRQGVVVFKDADFNDIEDRLDRVYNIRLVNKSHKTHFKFNGTFSDVSGEDIIKRICLSSNLSYIIDGNVITIH; this is translated from the coding sequence ATGAAGGACTATCTGTTATACGGCGTTGAAGATTTTGTCACGGACGAATCTTACCTGAGGTATTATTTCAGGGAAAATGAAGAAGACATCCGGTTTTGGACGGAATGGATACAGCGCCATCCCGAAAAGCTGGATGTGGTGCTCTCTGCGAACAACTATATCGATGCTTTCGCCGTACGGCTTTCCGAAGCGGAGTTTCACAGGGAGCAGCAGCGGTTCACCGAAAGCCTGGACGCGCTGGACGCGGCTCCACGAAGAAGCACCCGCAAGAGGCGTCTTATCGGGGGGGCGGTAGCCATCATCATTGCCGCGGTAGCCTATGTAGCCGTACAAAAAAGCGCCCGGGAGCAGGAAAAGGTCGCCATGATGGAAAAGTACGTCCCCAAAGGCGAGCGCGCCCATATCACGCTCCCGGATGGCACGGAGGTAACACTGAATTCGGACAGCCGGTTGACCTATCCTTCCAAATTTACCGGCGAAGCAAGGGAATTGAAATTGTCGGGTGAGGCCTTTTTTAATGTCAAACAGGACCAGCAACATCCTTTTCACGTCATAACGTCTAACCTGGTGGTCACGGTCCTGGGCACTTCCTTCAATATGGAGTGTTATCCCGAAAAGAGCCACACAAAGGTGGCGCTGGTCACGGGTAAGGTTCGGCTTGACCGGATCACCGACATCGCGACCAGACACATCATGGGCGAAGCGCTTGTATTAACACCTACGGAGATGGGTGTTTTCGACAAACATGACTTGTCGCTCCGGAGGACGAATTTCGACCCGGATGAGGAAACGGGCTGGAGACAAGGCGTAGTGGTATTCAAGGACGCGGATTTCAACGACATAGAGGACCGTCTGGACAGGGTATACAATATCCGGCTGGTCAACAAAAGCCATAAGACGCACTTCAAATTCAACGGAACATTTTCCGATGTCTCCGGCGAAGACATCATAAAACGTATTTGTCTTTCAAGTAACCTTTCCTATATAATCGATGGAAATGTGATAACCATCCACTAA
- a CDS encoding SusC/RagA family TonB-linked outer membrane protein, whose product MFTIFLYQQAKAGGGEGNQDPNTSKIRLNKKTLSLGSLFSAVEAQTSVRFAYDASELNVNEPIALPAKNIELKDLLSEISKQSGASFEWSKNVVTVIPPKKSPEPETKLVVTETGVSGKVVDKGGQPIEGAVIVIKGTGKGTTTDAGGNFKIDARPGDVLEISSVGYKKAEVRVTNATSISVVLNELKIALNDVVVVGYGTQKKTNLTGAVGVVKMDDMETRPLTNSGQALQGTVSGVYALQASGKPGDDGAVIDIRGVGTFGDNTPLILIDGFPGNMTDVNPVDIASISVLKDAASSSIYGSRAANGVILITTKRGSSGTMHVNYNGYFGSQSPTRLPHVLNSVQYTTLYNEASVNSGGSVVYADTTIQKYAAHNNVMFPDIDYFDVYYGKASMQNHRLSITGGSDNINYAFMLGHLDQNGVLVGTNYKKSDFRSNIDAYFLKNKRLRISGKLAGNLGVKNEPTDLWDAEWYATLAPIHPLKNDAGQWVSVNGERNYYGEIKEGSTALTKRYNFSGQAEAEYKILDGLSAQVTYGYNVTATNTNAFHANVTLYNQSGTTTDLASDLTVTNETDVQTMLTSLLKYNRSFGKHDIGLLGGYSEEEFTYDWQSGYRANFVNNTQRVLDLGDASTQTNNAGSYDLGLRSYFGRVNYAFAGKYLFEANVRRDGSSRFAAGHQWGTFPSFSGGWVMSKENFLKNIGWLNLLKVRASWGQLGNQNINTYYNGSDLLTSGQNYSLGGTLYSGVAITTMTNKQLTWETAQQLDFGVDMMLANSFDVTADFFDKRTKNLLLIQPIPLTMAESAPYANAGEVQNKGIEAAVTYRTQFSNGIKFRVTVNASHIVNRITKMNVAEQLTSPKAIKVGAAINSFYGYKMNGIYQISDFTWQNNSDPTIPYASRNYTLKPGVVSSSDFTAQPGDIKYKDLNGDGTVDMNHDREILGSQFPKLTYGVNLNVSWKGFDLGAFVQGVQGIQGYTYYEIATQFSGFANMGSWWLGRWTPENPSNTLPRLTLDGVRNDIHSSFYVENASYLRMKNIELGYSISPKALSRAGISSLRIYGNIQNAFTITKFKGFDPEQTVDQTRAEAFPQVRVMTAGVNLNF is encoded by the coding sequence ATGTTTACGATTTTCCTGTACCAACAAGCAAAAGCCGGAGGGGGTGAAGGCAACCAGGACCCCAACACCTCGAAGATCAGGTTGAATAAAAAGACCCTATCGCTTGGGTCGCTGTTTTCGGCCGTGGAAGCGCAAACCAGCGTTCGGTTTGCGTATGATGCCAGCGAGCTGAATGTAAACGAGCCCATAGCGCTCCCGGCCAAAAATATAGAGCTGAAGGACCTGCTCTCCGAAATAAGCAAACAATCCGGTGCTTCTTTTGAATGGTCCAAAAATGTCGTGACCGTAATACCGCCCAAAAAGAGTCCTGAGCCGGAAACCAAACTGGTGGTGACCGAAACGGGTGTAAGCGGAAAAGTGGTCGATAAAGGCGGCCAACCGATAGAAGGAGCGGTGATCGTCATCAAGGGCACCGGGAAGGGTACGACCACGGACGCCGGCGGCAATTTCAAAATCGATGCCCGGCCAGGCGATGTCCTGGAGATCAGCTCGGTGGGTTATAAAAAAGCCGAAGTGCGCGTCACCAACGCCACCAGTATTTCGGTCGTGCTGAATGAGCTGAAGATTGCGCTAAACGACGTGGTTGTCGTGGGGTACGGCACGCAAAAGAAAACCAACCTGACGGGGGCGGTCGGTGTCGTCAAGATGGATGACATGGAAACCCGGCCCCTGACGAATTCGGGCCAGGCATTGCAGGGCACCGTTTCCGGCGTATACGCGCTGCAGGCCTCCGGCAAACCCGGAGACGACGGGGCGGTCATCGACATCCGCGGGGTGGGCACCTTCGGGGACAATACCCCCCTGATACTGATCGATGGTTTCCCGGGCAATATGACGGATGTCAACCCGGTCGACATCGCGTCCATTTCCGTCCTGAAAGATGCGGCCTCCTCTTCGATCTATGGGAGCCGGGCCGCCAACGGCGTCATACTGATCACGACCAAAAGAGGAAGCTCGGGCACCATGCACGTGAACTACAACGGCTATTTTGGTTCGCAAAGCCCCACCAGGTTGCCGCATGTGCTGAATTCCGTGCAGTATACGACTTTGTATAACGAGGCGTCGGTCAATTCGGGGGGCAGCGTGGTCTATGCAGACACGACCATCCAGAAGTATGCCGCACACAACAACGTCATGTTCCCGGATATTGACTATTTCGATGTGTACTATGGAAAAGCGTCGATGCAAAATCACCGTCTGAGTATTACCGGGGGAAGCGACAACATCAACTACGCCTTTATGCTCGGCCACCTGGACCAGAATGGAGTGCTGGTGGGGACGAACTATAAGAAATCAGACTTCCGGTCGAATATCGACGCCTATTTCCTGAAGAACAAAAGGCTAAGGATTTCGGGCAAGCTGGCGGGCAACCTGGGTGTGAAAAACGAACCGACGGATCTTTGGGACGCCGAGTGGTATGCGACGCTGGCGCCCATTCACCCTTTGAAGAATGACGCCGGCCAATGGGTATCCGTCAACGGGGAGCGAAATTACTATGGGGAGATCAAGGAAGGCAGCACGGCGTTGACGAAGCGCTACAATTTCAGCGGGCAGGCGGAGGCCGAGTATAAGATCCTGGACGGCCTGAGCGCCCAGGTAACCTATGGGTACAATGTCACAGCGACAAATACCAATGCGTTCCACGCGAATGTGACTTTATATAATCAAAGCGGAACCACGACCGACCTGGCGTCCGATCTGACGGTGACCAACGAGACGGACGTCCAGACCATGTTGACGTCGCTGTTGAAGTATAACCGGTCGTTTGGGAAACACGACATCGGTTTGCTGGGTGGTTATTCCGAGGAAGAGTTTACGTATGACTGGCAAAGCGGCTACCGCGCCAATTTTGTCAACAATACGCAACGGGTGCTCGACCTGGGGGACGCCTCCACGCAAACCAACAATGCGGGTAGCTATGACCTGGGGTTGCGGTCCTATTTCGGGCGCGTGAACTATGCCTTCGCAGGTAAATACCTTTTCGAGGCCAACGTCAGGAGAGACGGGTCATCCCGTTTTGCCGCGGGTCACCAGTGGGGGACATTCCCTTCCTTTTCCGGTGGCTGGGTCATGTCAAAGGAGAATTTCCTAAAGAACATCGGCTGGCTGAACCTGTTAAAGGTGCGGGCTTCCTGGGGCCAGTTGGGGAACCAGAACATCAACACCTATTATAATGGGAGCGACCTCCTGACGTCGGGGCAGAATTACTCCCTCGGCGGTACGCTGTATTCCGGTGTGGCGATCACCACGATGACCAATAAACAATTGACCTGGGAAACGGCGCAACAACTCGACTTCGGGGTGGATATGATGTTGGCGAACAGTTTTGACGTCACCGCCGACTTTTTCGACAAACGGACCAAAAATCTTTTGCTGATACAGCCCATACCGCTGACGATGGCGGAATCCGCCCCCTATGCCAACGCCGGGGAGGTTCAGAATAAAGGCATCGAGGCCGCGGTCACCTACCGCACGCAGTTTTCCAACGGCATCAAATTCAGGGTCACCGTCAACGCTTCCCATATCGTCAACAGGATTACGAAGATGAATGTCGCGGAGCAGCTCACCTCCCCCAAAGCGATCAAGGTAGGTGCGGCGATCAACTCGTTTTACGGCTACAAAATGAACGGGATTTACCAGATATCGGACTTCACCTGGCAAAACAACAGCGACCCGACGATACCGTATGCCAGCCGCAACTATACCCTGAAACCCGGCGTGGTGTCGTCTTCCGATTTTACGGCCCAGCCAGGCGACATCAAGTACAAGGACCTCAACGGTGATGGCACCGTGGATATGAACCACGACCGGGAAATCCTCGGGAGCCAGTTCCCGAAACTGACCTACGGGGTGAACCTGAACGTGTCCTGGAAAGGCTTTGACCTGGGTGCATTCGTGCAGGGCGTACAAGGCATACAAGGGTATACCTATTACGAAATCGCCACGCAGTTCAGCGGGTTTGCCAATATGGGTTCCTGGTGGCTCGGGCGGTGGACGCCGGAAAACCCGTCCAATACGCTGCCCCGGCTGACCCTGGACGGCGTCCGGAACGACATCCACTCTTCGTTCTACGTGGAGAATGCGTCTTACCTGCGGATGAAAAATATCGAACTGGGCTACTCCATTAGCCCCAAAGCCCTCTCCAGGGCAGGGATCAGTTCCCTCCGCATCTATGGAAACATCCAGAACGCCTTCACCATTACGAAGTTTAAAGGGTTCGACCCCGAGCAAACCGTGGATCAAACCCGGGCCGAGGCCTTCCCGCAAGTCCGCGTCATGACGGCGGGTGTAAACCTTAATTTCTAA
- a CDS encoding RagB/SusD family nutrient uptake outer membrane protein: MKITYSFIALLLLSGCSKDLLNKTPKDTLSPSTFFQDESQCKMALMGIYSALPPNATPGHFYQFDFESDNGFCQDSWQGSREVGEWLTNSSSWAPYSKWTQDYTIISRANEFIQDIATATVTDDIKAEMAAEARFLRGYAYTDLISYFGDVPLITKVLALSDAYVSRTPKSQVLTQIISDFDSAAAALPTSFSGSDVGRATEGAALAYKAKVLLYNQQWSDAAQAALDVMNLGVYGLYPDYASVFDEAHEDNIEVIFDIQYIPTTEPQPWPSSALSLSSWPTANVSADLINSYYMTNGLPITNASSGYDAQNPYVNRDPRLAASVVLPGSSFGTSTFIPSLDQVPCGARPRKYADIGIANVNNCSLNTILMRYADIYLMRAEALIESGSTSQEIYTLIDKVRARVNMPTVESVEGTGLTQAQLRAIVRHERRVEFYNEGTRYADMLRWKDTSLVHDVYGYNKALLSDPSSPSTWTFALIKQDTRTFDASKGWLWPIPQADIDINKNLLPNNPGY, encoded by the coding sequence ATGAAGATTACATATAGTTTTATCGCCCTACTGCTTTTATCCGGTTGTTCCAAGGACCTGCTGAATAAAACACCGAAGGACACCCTGTCGCCTTCTACCTTCTTCCAGGACGAATCCCAATGCAAAATGGCGCTGATGGGCATTTACAGCGCCTTGCCACCCAATGCGACGCCGGGTCATTTTTACCAGTTCGACTTCGAGTCGGACAACGGTTTCTGCCAGGATTCCTGGCAGGGGTCGAGGGAGGTGGGCGAGTGGCTGACCAACTCGTCGAGCTGGGCGCCCTATTCCAAGTGGACGCAAGATTATACCATCATTTCCAGGGCCAATGAATTCATCCAGGATATCGCTACCGCGACCGTGACGGATGACATCAAAGCTGAAATGGCTGCGGAAGCCAGGTTTCTGAGGGGATACGCGTACACCGATCTGATCAGTTACTTCGGCGATGTACCGTTGATCACGAAAGTACTGGCCCTGTCGGACGCCTATGTATCGAGGACGCCGAAAAGCCAGGTGCTTACCCAGATTATTTCTGACTTTGACAGTGCGGCGGCGGCGCTGCCCACTTCCTTTTCGGGGTCGGACGTAGGCCGCGCCACGGAGGGCGCAGCCCTGGCCTACAAGGCCAAAGTATTGTTGTACAACCAGCAATGGTCGGATGCGGCGCAGGCGGCCCTGGACGTCATGAACCTGGGTGTCTACGGCCTTTATCCCGACTACGCCAGCGTCTTTGATGAGGCCCACGAGGACAATATCGAAGTCATTTTCGACATCCAATACATCCCTACGACCGAACCGCAACCCTGGCCATCCTCTGCCTTGTCGCTGAGCAGCTGGCCCACTGCAAACGTGTCCGCGGACCTGATCAATTCCTATTACATGACGAACGGGCTGCCGATCACCAACGCGTCCTCGGGCTACGACGCACAAAACCCGTATGTTAACCGGGACCCCCGGTTGGCAGCGTCGGTGGTGCTGCCGGGGTCATCCTTCGGTACGTCCACCTTTATTCCATCCCTCGACCAGGTACCCTGTGGGGCACGACCGCGCAAGTATGCGGACATCGGTATCGCCAATGTCAACAACTGCTCCCTCAACACCATCCTGATGCGCTATGCCGACATCTACCTGATGCGCGCGGAAGCGTTGATCGAATCCGGCAGCACCAGCCAGGAGATCTATACACTGATCGACAAGGTAAGGGCCAGGGTAAATATGCCGACCGTCGAGTCCGTCGAAGGGACCGGCTTGACCCAGGCGCAGCTCCGGGCGATCGTACGCCACGAAAGAAGGGTAGAGTTTTACAACGAAGGGACACGCTACGCCGATATGTTGCGCTGGAAGGACACGTCGCTGGTGCATGACGTCTACGGTTATAACAAGGCGTTGTTGTCCGACCCGTCCAGCCCGTCGACCTGGACTTTCGCCCTGATCAAGCAGGACACCAGGACCTTCGACGCGTCCAAAGGCTGGCTGTGGCCGATCCCCCAGGCGGATATAGACATCAACAAAAACCTGCTCCCGAATAATCCCGGCTACTAA
- a CDS encoding RICIN domain-containing protein, which produces MKRLIFLLAAGTGLLLSGCAKKELATSKLSAQASFASTPTNTNNLRGINWADPNGNDASGRVVTPSGLTSTMTATAAAAVGTRIADSLLAAGGTTIRMPITPLTASNSTYWPVYQAAINAVVSAGCNVILCYWPISVHHVPDTTQWYTMWKTVDAVYRNNASVYYEPINEPVDYSAANLVNLYATYLDTLTSPSWKCILDGTGYAANVTAVGADSRLTSQYLGIHCYWWFYGSYNVWSSYYNIVSGDVGSYASRTVMTEIGVETFRNISFWWQWNTGVYVDQAFITGGLAYTRDNSMGSIAWSGVNDTDTYRWYMSNTNLIEVNPGCANMFRWAWQTTVPAKWEGPIADGTYKLLNRASGLYLDNLGSTADSAVVAQWASSSSSNQQWNVSYTAGYYTLACATGQNCLDVAGNTTDGSYVEQLTLSNSTTQRWTLVSVGSGYYKIVNLATGKCLDTGGGTTNGSSMQQWYSGSSYNQQWQLIKQ; this is translated from the coding sequence ATGAAAAGGTTGATTTTTCTCCTGGCAGCAGGAACGGGCCTCTTATTGTCCGGCTGCGCCAAAAAAGAACTGGCCACCTCCAAGCTATCCGCGCAGGCCTCGTTTGCGAGTACCCCCACCAACACCAATAACCTGAGGGGGATCAACTGGGCGGACCCCAATGGCAACGACGCGAGCGGCAGGGTCGTTACCCCCAGCGGCCTTACCTCGACTATGACGGCCACCGCCGCGGCCGCCGTCGGGACACGGATCGCCGATTCATTGCTCGCCGCCGGCGGGACGACGATCCGGATGCCGATCACGCCGCTGACCGCCAGCAATTCAACGTATTGGCCGGTCTACCAGGCGGCGATCAATGCGGTTGTTTCCGCCGGGTGTAATGTGATCCTTTGTTATTGGCCGATCAGTGTCCACCATGTACCGGACACCACCCAATGGTACACGATGTGGAAAACGGTCGACGCGGTGTATCGCAACAACGCCTCCGTCTATTATGAACCCATCAACGAGCCGGTGGATTATTCCGCTGCCAACCTCGTCAACCTGTATGCGACTTACCTGGACACCCTCACGTCCCCCTCCTGGAAGTGTATCCTGGACGGCACCGGGTATGCCGCCAACGTGACCGCCGTCGGGGCCGACAGCCGCCTGACGAGCCAATACCTGGGTATCCACTGCTACTGGTGGTTCTACGGTTCCTACAATGTCTGGTCGAGCTATTATAACATTGTATCCGGAGATGTGGGAAGCTACGCCTCCCGGACCGTCATGACCGAAATCGGCGTGGAAACCTTCCGGAACATCAGTTTTTGGTGGCAATGGAATACCGGCGTCTATGTCGACCAGGCCTTCATCACGGGCGGTCTCGCCTATACACGAGACAATTCGATGGGGTCTATTGCCTGGTCGGGTGTCAACGATACCGATACCTACCGGTGGTACATGTCGAACACGAACCTCATAGAAGTAAATCCCGGTTGCGCCAACATGTTCCGCTGGGCATGGCAGACAACGGTCCCGGCCAAATGGGAAGGCCCCATTGCAGACGGTACCTATAAGCTGCTCAACCGTGCCAGCGGTCTTTACTTAGACAACCTTGGCAGCACCGCCGACAGCGCCGTCGTCGCACAATGGGCCAGCAGCTCCAGTTCCAACCAGCAGTGGAACGTAAGCTATACAGCAGGGTACTATACCCTGGCCTGCGCCACCGGCCAGAACTGTCTCGACGTCGCCGGTAATACCACCGACGGTTCCTATGTCGAACAACTGACCCTAAGCAACAGCACGACGCAGCGATGGACGCTGGTTTCCGTGGGCAGCGGCTATTACAAGATCGTGAACCTCGCGACCGGTAAGTGCCTGGACACCGGTGGCGGGACGACCAATGGCTCCTCCATGCAGCAATGGTACAGC